A region of the Carya illinoinensis cultivar Pawnee chromosome 16, C.illinoinensisPawnee_v1, whole genome shotgun sequence genome:
CGCGCTGCTTCTGCATGGCATGTTTGCACTTTGATTACATGATTGTGGATCTATAGATCGatccacaaaaagaaaaaaataataattactaattacacAGAGTCGAATAATTATctggatatatataaatatattaatcagaaaatataaaaattaacaaagaaTTAGTTTATCTTCACAATCTCAAAATGaccttttgagatttttgaaaTCTGTAGTCTCGATGCATTCAAACGTCCCGGCAACCCTGTAAGGATTCAACAGTTTCATCAGCTCAGTTGCTTTCTCCTTTGTCTCATCACCACAACCAACCTGTATCACTAACAAAAGCTTCTGAAAGGCACCAACTTGAAGAGCCTCCACCAAAAGCACTCTTTCAGCTTCATGCCTTCCATATTTGCAGAGCTTCAAAATAGCAGAAATGGAATACTCAGTGGCCAAGTCTGATAACCTCAAGATTTTCTTCACCAAGACTGGTATTGTCAAAGCATTACTTTGAGCCTCTTCTATCCCTTCTTTGCAGCAACAAATCCCGTCAAAAACACCCAAAGCCCTTTCGCCTATGCTTTTCTCCGAATCGACAAGAATCTCCAGCATTAAAGAAACCAGACCCATCTTAACAAATGTTGACTTGATCTTCTCACtggaaggggaagaagaagaaaccaagTAGAAAATTACCATGATTGAAGCTTTTGTAATGGTTGGACAGATTTGCTTCCTAACGAGTTCAATTAGTATTTCATTCACTCCCTCAATGCTTGATACCTTTTCCACAAGCTGTTGATCACAAGCAAGAAGCTCTTTCAATGCTGATAGGGAATTTTTCTTTGACGAAATATCTCTGCAGCTCAAAAACCAGACCATGCAACCTAAAGAAGCTCGAGATCCCAAGGATTTCTGGGCTTCAGTATCAACTGGAAACATCCAATTCAGTGCAGACAGTATGTCTTCCAACACCGTTGCATTTCTCTCAATAGATTCATTTGCAAATGCATCAAATGCAGCAGCCAGTACAGCAGCCGCTCCATTTGCAACGATGCATCGCCTGTTACGTTCACTCTCTGCACCCCATTTCTGAATTTTCTGCACCAGTTCTAAGCACCTGTATTGATCCAACCGTCGTGCC
Encoded here:
- the LOC122299679 gene encoding U-box domain-containing protein 21-like; this translates as MPLGWRRGSRKARHDGKNHTGNSDMELVIPNHFRCPISLDLMKDPVTLSSGITYDRESIETWLETGKFTCPVTNQMLNSFDRIPNHALTKMIQDWCVEKEKYGVQRIPTPRIPVAPVEVSEILSGVSESARRLDQYRCLELVQKIQKWGAESERNRRCIVANGAAAVLAAAFDAFANESIERNATVLEDILSALNWMFPVDTEAQKSLGSRASLGCMVWFLSCRDISSKKNSLSALKELLACDQQLVEKVSSIEGVNEILIELVRKQICPTITKASIMVIFYLVSSSSPSSEKIKSTFVKMGLVSLMLEILVDSEKSIGERALGVFDGICCCKEGIEEAQSNALTIPVLVKKILRLSDLATEYSISAILKLCKYGRHEAERVLLVEALQVGAFQKLLLVIQVGCGDETKEKATELMKLLNPYRVAGTFECIETTDFKNLKRSF